The DNA sequence GATAATTGCGGACAAATTGACGCGATATTCTTGgattttagtaaagcatttgataGAGTTATTCATGATAAATTGCTCAATAAACTCATAAATATTAACCTTCCCGACATTTTGGTCTCTTGGGTTTCCGATTACTTACAAAACCGAAcgcagtttgtttcaattgacGGTTTTCATTCCTGCAGTCTTCCTGTAACATCAGATGTGCCTCAAGGAAGCGTTCTAGGACCCTTGCTGTATTTTTTATAGATAAATGACATTGTTTCCGTAATTACTGCTGGAGCACAAATgaggttatttgcagatgatgTTGTCTTATTTCGTAAAATCAGAGGTGTACATGATCAGGTTGAGTTGGATTCTAATCTCATTAATGTATCTAAGTGGTGCACAGATTTTGGCATGACTGTTAATACCGATAAAACTGTTTATCCTTGTGTAACGCTTAAGAAAACTCCTCTCAAATATATTTATAACCTGACACCTCTTCCTTTGAAATAGGTTACAGTTACAAATACCTAGGAGTGACAATCACTAATAACCTCTCTTGGAATctgcacattgataacatttgctCTTCAGCTTTCCGCAGACATTGTTACTTCAGACATAAACTTCGTAATTCTCCTCCTAAGGTCAAACTTCTTAGCTATTTCACATTCATACGACCTAAGCTTGAATATTGCTCTATTGATTGGGATCCTTATACTAAGCTTAACATTGAGAAGTTAGAAAGGATTCAGCGAAAAGCTATCAGGTTTATCTATTCCAAATTCAAGTATACTGATTCTACTTCTGAGCTCATGAAAGCTAACATTGAGCTACTTgaatcgagaagaaaaaaatgttgtttgaattttttaaacttacttcttaacggtaaaatggctattgatcagacacagtttctttcccctttggccacaagacctacgcgacattaccaaacacactttctaaccccttactttgcaagaacaggcatttataagttttcctttttttccgcgTTCTGTGTCCGACTGAAATAGCCTAACAGAACCTTATGACGCGCTATATGACTAGATGATTGTCTCTTTGTGTTCTTTTCTCTGGTACtatcatgtttcttttcttgttgttgttctccTCTTGTGTAAAACAGATATTCTGTAAATTGTATtgcccgtcctgcttggaccagattggtctgcagtatgtaataaataaagaaaacaaataaataaattcgctGAGACACGAAGCGTGTCCCGACACAGCGCCATACTCAGTTTCTCAGTTTCATTTTATGGTCATTTGAACGGTAGAGTAATTGGTTAAAACTCCCATGCAGACCACGGTTCCAAATCCAAGCAAAGATTGCAGTGAAACTCTCCATTTATCATTATAATGTGAGACAAACGTGAGTACAAAGTAACAAAAATACTGGCAAAAGTAGAAAGTTGAAATCTCGCAATACTAGGCAGGCCAACAAATTCAGAACTGTCAAGACAAATTAACAATCAGCCCCTTCGAAAGTGTTCCGTTTATTTCGAAGTTCGCTGTTCAGTCGTGGCAGTTGTTCTGCAATTTCACGACACGGTGGTATAGAAATTGCACCAGGTAGGATAAATTCCCGGTTTCCCGTATAGCTGAATTTCCGGGTGTTCAAAATTCACCCCTACACCCACATCCCTCAATAAACTTTGGGTGCGAGGGCTGGGCTTCCCCTTTTTCAGCAACGCATAAAACGTTCGGCAAGCAAACGCCGCGGTGACAGCCGTGAATCGTATTATGCTGGGCAGAGTGCGCAACGAAGGCAACCAGAGAGAGCAAGAGATGTTAGCCTAGCGATATGTCTGACGCACTACTGCAGAACGCTACGGTGAAATCTGAACTGAAAGTAAACAGAAGATACGCAAGCAACAAAAAAGTAACAGACTAAACATTAGTTAGTAACTTTCATTAAAAACATTAAGAATAAAAAAGCTTCTAACGATACTCATTCACCGTTCTCGTATCCTTTTTGTTAGAGGACAACAGGCAACGTGCTCTTACGTGATGTATATAGATCTGTAGGCAGAGATGAACAGTGCTTCGACGTGAGAGATTTCGTTGTTGAGGTAGTGAGCATCGCCCAGTATGTCGAGGTTCTGTCTGATGGCCTTGAGGTTGGGCTGCCACTCGTACATACGAGGTCCCTTGCGCAGGTTCGCTAGCAAGTAGCTGCGGACGTAGGGTTTCTGCCGGAAAATAGCATAAACGTCGAATGACGATTACAGAACGGgaccttaaagaaagaaaaagtcacaGGAGATTTGTGTGAGCTTACAGAATGGCAGCCCAATTACCATCGGAACCTTTAAACGTGGTAcgcgcaactgaaaaaaaaagaagcctctcCGCCATTTCCTCCAAATGTAAACTCGGCGTTACGTCCAGGTCTCCCAGGACAACGGGCAACATTTTCCGCGCTTCATGATATAACGCCACTGAAGTGACAAAAAAGAAGAGTGCTGGGTAATTATCCCAGAAATACCCCTAATTAACCTACTATCTTTAAAACTTGGCCCCCACATCGCACCGAACGTACTTTCCATTGCTTCCAAGTACAGATAGCCGGCTTCCTACGGGAGCTTCGGAGACCGACTAGCTCAACCTTTTCGCGAACACAAGTTATTTTTTCGTAGAACTTGATGCAACATGTTCGTAAAATTGTGAAACGAACCTCGATTCGTAAACATTACGAAAGAACTCAGGAGAGTTGGTAAGTTCCTCTATGGCATGTGTCTCTATTAGCATGCGCCCACGCATGAGGTCTTGATGTAGTAAGACGTGTTGGAAAGTCACCAAGTCACGTGCCAAAGTTAGATATACAAACCAAGCGCTTCGTCGTcagttttcttactttttctttttccgttcTTGTGTCTCTTCCAGTGCTAGCTAGCTGCGATATATCAATACTACGCCCAAAAGATCACGTTATTAGGCTTATGTTTGCTAAGTATTCCAAGGCTGAGCAAGCAAATTAAATGTGAAATAAGAAGAGAATGACAGGCATCACTCATGATGTCTTCATCTCCTGCACCATACATttaataaaaaaaggaagaaaaagaaacaccttcCGAATTTTTATAACGCGACAGCATGACGCAGCAAACATGACAGCAAACGTAACCACAGAGAGCGCTCTTTTATTCTGTTTAGGTTATGCGCGTCTAAATCGAAGCATTCGGTTTAATCCACAATTGACCACCGTTTATGAGCAGCCCAGCGCGAGCTCGGCTGAATGCTCTTTCACGAGAAGGGCTATTACTCACGGTAACTTCTCTGCTGAGGTATTCATCGGCCAGCTGAACAGCCTGATCGAGGCTCATGTCCGGTGACAGCAACGACAAGATGTGTTCCATCGCGTTTATTTGCCAAGGCAGCCATACATTGACCAGGGCCTGCGGTAGGGCGCTAGGCGCGATGTCAACCACGACCAGGCGCTCCACCACAGAGGGCTGCGAGAATATGAATTGGGGCGACAAGAACGtgttaaaaaaacgaaaaataagaaagaaggaagaaagaagagaaaaaaatttacGTGTGGCAATGTGAAAGCGTTACACCGTTTGTAGATCTCGGAACGTCATAAAATATATATACTCATTTTACACACGCACGATGTGGTGCCACATCCTCCCCcactggctgcgccgtcacgtgaccAATTACGCAATCTTTAGGACGCGTTTTTTATTCATCCACATGGctgtgacgtgacgtgtgcaaggAGGCGCGCACTAGGCACCCTTTTATAGCAGGGCGCAACCGTGGAGCCGTCGTGGTGCTGGGGAAGTGTGCTCGTCTCGCATCCCGGTGgctcgggttcgattcccactcagaCCGAAGCGTACTAAGTTTTCTTTCCAACGCCATTACTTTGCTTTATTTAGATGAACTTATTACAGAAATTTGACTGAATCCGAACATTTTTTGACGtgcttttactctttgcgccgtcggccgtTTTTTGGCACCATGGCTTGGTCGCGCCGCCGTCAACGACGCCAGACTTTCGCGTAACCGAGCCAGCGAACTTTTTATAGCGCGCGTACAACTGCAAACCGCAGACGCTGCATTAAGCGAGTTATGCGGCGCCCTTCGCAGTCGTTTCGTATGATGCGGCATTCCCTGCTGCTGTGTTGCTGCATCCAAGGCAGAGTGTGTGTGCATTACACGGTCAGAATGCCGAGGGAACAGTATTCCAGCCAATGTGTAAGGTTCATCAACACTACGCCTCATACCGCACCGCTACCCCGAACTATAAGTACAATTGGTGAACTTAATTACAACAAGCATGGTGGTACCcttgaaaaagaaatgcactGAAGGTACCGCAGAGGACAAGATCGAGAGCATGCTGGAGCATCTACATTGACTGACCTCAATTCGTGCGACTCTTTCTGATCTCCCGACGCTGGCTTTAACTTAAAGTGCGCGGTAGTCGCAGTTCTTCCAGCCTTCTAAAGGtcgtatttctttatttttttagtgaTCGCCTTGCACCTGGCCACCAAAAGGGTGCCGGGCCCCAGATTCTACTTCCCTGTTCCGCATCGACATTCCCTACATGTCTTCGCGGACAATACCTTCCCTCAGTGTGCAATGCTGACGTTGAGGGCAAGTTTCTGAAATATGTGTACACAACATCGAAGTGGTCCGCGGCGTCATAAGCACTGCTGTGGGATTGGGGATACAACTCTATACATGCCCCTTTATCTGTTCTCCTTATCCTATAAACCCACATTCTTCGCTCGAGCAGAGTACATAGGATCAGGCTATATAGAGCCCGCTGGCTAAGCTCACCTTAACTGAataattttgctctttcttctTGCCGGTGCGCGCGAATACTTATGCTGGAAAATAATTTACATCCTTAAATGTATATAAGGGGGCAGATTGGTGtataactcgcacccttacaCTCTCAaatgtgaataagggtgtaaataaacttgaaacgCACGCCTCTACACTCTTTTTAGGATGCAATTGGGTGTGAGTTAAAGACCGATTTAGACCATTATACGGTTTTAAGTGTCTAGACTATTTTATAATGTGCCCTGGCGCCACTTTGTTGCATCTTTTTCCCACATGTGTGCATGAGCATCCACGTGTATGCAGCAGCGCCAGACGACGTGGCCGCCAGTATAACCCAAGATGGCGGTATTTCCGCTGTCAAAACTAGCCTTCACTTGCCAGACCTATCATGAAGAAAGAAACCCACCCGGTTGTCACTCTTTCATGAAATGTACTATAATAacccaaaattttttttaaactacCCTCTTGTATCACCCCCTTACATGCCACCGCGAATCAACCACAACGTCAAGACACAAGTACCAAGTTGCCGTACAAACATTTTCTTCTACTCCATTGCTGCGCGAGAAAGCATCAGAATGGAGCCACCTTCCCGCCTCGGTCTCCGGCAATCAGGATCATTCACCTTTTCAGACTGCTGTATCTCAAGTTATATAATGTGCAACCACACCTCTCTGTAGCGTCATTAGGCTTTGAGAGTATCttaagtaaatgaataaataaaaaagaaataccccaACCAAAAGTGCGTTATTTTCGAGGAATATCTCAGTGATAGTTTGCACAACTGGCTGATCTGCTTGGAGTATATAGATTACGAGGGTAATAAATACTTTCCGAGAGGTATACATCGCTGTGGTCCGTTATTTCCCCGTGTTTGAACGGCATTAGCAACCAAGTTGTGGAGCAAGGGCGCATCGCTGTCGACACCCCAGCAGCCTCAGTACATCGCTTAAATTTGGACAAATCTGAACACGGGCTCACCTGCAGAGGCAGCACATGCGACGCCAGcgattgattatatatatatatatatatatatatatatatatatatatatatagagagagagagagagagggagagaggagagagagagagaggttataATAAATTTGTAGCATAACTCCGCCTATCCGTCCAGGTTATTAGGGTGAAAGGCAAGAAATAACGAAGAATAAAGGCTAATAAAATAACGATATTATTAATGAGAAATAAGGTGTAGATGATTGTTTTTAAGAAGACCCTACAAACAACACATAGGCACACATTCATTAAACGCTACTAAAGTCCGTGCCACGCAGAAACGCCACATGCATGTTTGCAGCGCACTCGGCAGAAGAAGCGGCCTCTCGAAGGTCCGCAACACAAACCGTGCATCGGCATGGACATTCAAGAGAACTTCTCAAGTGGCAGTCTTTCGAGCGAGTGAGGCGCTTCCAAGTTGTGAAATACGCGAGCCACGTGCCATTTCGAACACGTTTGGCACTTTTGCGTAGATTCACTGCTGAATGTCTAAATgggagaagcgatcgccgaagtGTGACGCGGGCGCTCGCTGACCTTGGTGACGGCGAGCTTCATGGCCGCCCGTCCGCCCATGCTGTGTCCTACGAAGGCCACCCTGCGCAGGCCCCGATCGTGCAAGAACAGCTCTAGGTCGGCGCACATCAGCGCGTAGTCCATGTCGTCCGTGTGGGGGCTGTCGCCGTGGTTGCGCAGATCCACAGCGAACACCTGCGTGTAGAGATTTGattgagtgagggagtgagtgagtgagcgaatgATTGATTGCCTGTGCAAGAGCATTGaatgattgatcgatcgatcgatcgatcgattgattgattgattgattgattgattgattgattgattgattgattgattgattgattgattgattgattgattgattgattgcctgTGCAAGAgcattgagtgagtgagtgagtgagtgagtgagtgagtgagtgagtgagtgagtgagtgagtgagtgagtgagtgagtgagtgagtgagtgattgccTGTGCAAGAGCAACGTTACTGTAGTAGCAGTTGATTTATTGCGCAACGCGAAGGCAGGCTATGCTGGAGCTAACTGcacgtaacgggtgacagtcacagtgcttatgggttgaacggttattgcagggtctgataaGGGACACTGTTTTACAATATttcattttccaccttatctaacccatatcgctgatatatggttccgaggatctgccagcgtcgcggcgagccgtcaatcgaggaaataatgaagcaaaaggaaaagttaaacgcaactggcgttttctccggtcACAACTCGTtacacgagcatacagaccagatgactatgaaccgaatccctttcctggcccctgacatcagtctaaacaaagaaggttgaacctatcaaatgaaaagcaaagtgtttcacctccgctgcgggtcggcctgaataTACTGCAATAttggccgacccgcggtggaggtgaagcaggcgttaagaattCCCCATAcctaggccgatcccgaagatattgcaataccgggccaatccgcggcggaggtgaagcaggcattaagaactcacCATAcctaggccgatcccgaagatattgcaataccgggcccatccgcggcggaggtaaagcaggcgttaagaagaagctttagctcgggcacaactccgacgcggcctattcaaatacatgtaaaacgcaaaaacgtttttatgagataacccctggaccgattttaatgaaatttgttgcatttgaaagagaaagttgaattacagtgactgtaggaagcggaatttctatttagggcttcaattttcttaaaacgattttcaaatatttgaccgtttgaaaaaaatagaagcacaatttttaaagattgatagctctgtatcaaaaacagatattgcggttctatgaacggcatccattagatcattgaaagcggacaaattcaatatgtcattttacatcttacgtgaatttgttacgttgtttacaagggttctgcaaaagctgtattttcatgttactaaattttttgagattcatgtgtaatatatcaattttgtccgctttagatgtactattagatgcatttcacagaattgtattatcgtttttcctttaggagttacggagttgtaaacttggccgTTTAGTTTTTTGGAAATTTCtgattttcgccagtttttaataaaagattgacgccctaactcaaaaattcgaaaccaacagtcactagaatttaagtttttcttttaaatgcaacaaacctcgtcaaaattggtgcagtggttgccgagaaaaaacgaattctctttttacatgtatttagataggagcacccgagctaaagcttcctcttaagcgctccccatacgttggTCCATGCCGAAGGTAGCGTAATGGCGGGCTGACCCATGGTGGAGGTGAAACGCGCGTTAAGCGCTTCCcatgtgtgggccgatcccgaaggtagtgcaatgccgggccgacccgcggtgggagtgaagcaggcgttaagcgctccccaaaCGTGGGCTCATCCCGAAGATGCCGAAGGGCGCGTTATGTATAGTTCttgagtccacaggggtatgtgccattgatcttggaccctttttgcactattACCAGGATCGGCTTACGTGATGATTTTTTTCGATTAACGGACGCCGAAAAGGACTACAGAAGTTAGAaatacactgctttcgctgtgaaaggcagcaaaatgttgaccgccgagtacattgatttgtcggcgctttaggcatgtgtgtgaggagtgatgGCGTgggcggatgggggggggggggttacgccACTTAATTTCGGGGGTGGCCCGGGCGCCCCCGCGCCCCCCGTGGGCACGTGCCTAACTGCAGCGATTCATTTCAGAGTCGCCATAAATATCGCTTTAAGGTCACAGCGAGTATTTGACGCAcagcagacaaaaagaaagaaaaataagcagTGATAAAGATGTGTATTACGTTACGACCCGTCGCAGCGGCCAGCGCTTTAGAAACAGCGGTCAGGTTCTCCCTGCGGCCAAACAGTCCGTGCAGCGCTACAATCGGCGGCAGTGTGGACGCAGTTGCGGCGTCTTCCGACTCGTGGAGAGTGTAAGAGAGGCGCACTGCTCCGCTCctgaaaatcaatcaatcaatcaatcaatcaatcaatcaatcaatcaatcagtgtgCACACCGAACGCACTCGTTTGAGTTtatgcgaagcgaagctttctaggAGCGATTAATTAAACGCTGCATATAAGACTGTTCATCATCTGCACCGTGTTTTTCGTAACACCGATTACGTGCTTGCCTGGCAATGCGCGGAGACCGCCACCAGAGGAGCCACGTGACCCACGCAACCGCGTAGTagactacctccgggatcggcccagctTACTGCTTCCCTGATCCAGGATTATTCGGAGTGCGGCCGACCGAGCAGACACTTTAAGCAAGGAACGATGCACTTGAAGGCGCATATTTGTAGCAGTGAGGATATTTGCGTACCGTttcattactttttcttttttttaagcgaagcttcctttgagtcttccttcgacttttccactgctgtcgcTGTCATGCGCGCCGCGTCGGAAGGTAGTTCaggagcgtgcgtgcgtgcgtgcgtgggtgcgtgggTGGGTGGATGAGTGCATTCTATGAGCGTTTGCTTTTAAACGggctggtgggttgcgccaccaagctcttgttcttgttttgcctaatgtcttacctacctttaaacaaaagaaaagcccaaagaattcccagcatgaaactttctgaaccactattgaATACTTCGTTTTTGTACACTtacgttgtttgtggtctccccacttttctgccaccaaacctctaATAGCCTCTCACTAATCTCTAATGCGGACACGTTTATTTTCCTCCTGCTCTCATGGAAATGCGATGTGCTTCTACCGCTTCTGCCGCGTTTCTGCCATACACATGGAAGGAGCATGACATCGAAGAAAAGCGACGCGAAAAAACTCGTTTGGACATTTCCATCGTGtcgccacaatgccctctggaactccCTGGGCGTCCTCACAATACCCTCGCGactgctgtaattatccgtgaccccccacCAAAAGCAATTCataactgcagcgcttacctttgtactaacGTGCAACAGTCCATATGGGGAGGTAGAGAGAATGATAGAGAGGAAGAAAAAAGTCGGTCACCGCTAGCATACATGGGGGGAGGGCGGGAGAGGGAGAAAGCTAcgtaagaaggcaaggaaacgctaccaCTATAGACACGGCAGCAGCTACGGTCAAACTGTATCGATTTAAATTTAAGCACGCTACTGTAGGCTTTCGCCAATTCTGAAACACCGCGCACGTTTGCCAACCAGACAAGTGACGTAGAGCATGCGGACACACAGCCCCATTAAATCATCGCAGCGCCTagacgacactacggaagcgacCACCCGTCAAATCAGCACTGCTCTACAGGCCCCGGTAGTGTTGTGGCAATTATTCATTGCTCGAGACTGCGAATTCGATCCCAATttgggtaaatattttatataatactggaagtaagctaacgggcctataatttttcaattctttaacatctctctttttgtggattagtataatgtttgcattcttccagttttctgggacccttgcagtcgatagatacttcgtatgaagagccgccagttttccaagcagaaTGTCTCCTCCTCCtttaattaaatcgactgttattccatcttctcctgccgctcctcctcgtttcatgtcttacaGGGCCCTTCTGGCCTCATCGCTAGTtctaggaggagtttctgtatccggttcattactgtttgtaattgaggtatcctgactcctctgggtactgtacaggtcagtatagaattcttccactgcttttactatatcttcgagattgctaatgatattaccctgcttatcttttagtacatacatcttggtttgtcctatgccaagtttctttctcactgatttcaggctgcgtccattttttacggctccTTCACTCTTCCTGCCCTCAGTAATTTaggcatcggcggccgtctctacatgtggattgaaaattacctagatggtcatacagtcttcatgtccacgaataatggcgaaacgacaagacacgctgtggtccgtggagtgcctcaaggaggagtccTCAGCCCAACTCTTTTCAAAgttgcccttattggccttgcggaaat is a window from the Dermacentor variabilis isolate Ectoservices chromosome 3, ASM5094787v1, whole genome shotgun sequence genome containing:
- the LOC142574486 gene encoding sn-1-specific diacylglycerol lipase ABHD11-like; its protein translation is MGQPAITLPSAWTNVFAVDLRNHGDSPHTDDMDYALMCADLELFLHDRGLRRVAFVGHSMGGRAAMKLAVTKPSVVERLVVVDIAPSALPQALVNVWLPWQINAMEHILSLLSPDMSLDQAVQLADEYLSREVTKPYVRSYLLANLRKGPRMYEWQPNLKAIRQNLDILGDAHYLNNEISHVEALFISAYRSIYITDENMKAIKQTFPEARVVTVKDSNHWVYNDKREEFVDLVRDFMTARRPESQLKTLSAA